The segment ACGACCTCGTCTTCAACAATCAGAATCTGTTTTCCCGTTAATGGTTTGTCCATTATCCCCCCTCACACAGCAGATAACTCAATAGTGGCTCATAATCAACATCCGTGCCCGTCAGAATTACCTTTCGTATTCTCATTCAAACATCCGGCAGCGCATTCTGGTGGGCCAGGGGAAGTAATTCATCCATTTTTTTCTCAACGGCCAGCCTGCCGGCTTCAATTGCCTCTTCCGCGCGGTGGAAGTCCAGCGTGGAGATTTGCGGGCAAAAGGGTTGTATCAGTATATCCGGTGGATCGCCAGCCATGCGGTTTCGCTTAAGGCGATTTTCCAGCACCTGGATAGATGTGGTCATTATTTCCATCGCGCCTGGGCTTTGGTTAACCTTGCGCTGCACTTTTTTCGCCAGACTTTGTCGCAGCCTTCCTCCCCAGCTATGGACCGACTGGCTGGCCTCCTCTTCATTTCTGGGCGTAACGGACAGCAGATCCTGCTGCATCAGATGCGCGTCATGCTGCAGGTCAACGGCGATGACGATATCCGCCCCCAGCGCACGGGTCAGAGAGATGGGCACCGGGTTGACGACCGCGCCATCCACCAGCCAGTAACCATTCCAGCTAACGGGCGCAAGCAGACCCGGCATGCTGCAGGAGGCTCGAACGGCCTGGTGCAGATCGCCTTCAGTAAGCCATAGCTCACGGCCGGTGCTAAGATTCGTTGCGACCGCGCCAAAAGGCAGGGCGCACTGTTCGATTTTGTCGTGATGCACCAGCCGCCTGACGTGATTGAAGACGCGTTCGCCTCTGAGCAACCCACCCCGACGCCATGAGAAATCCATCAGACGGATAACATCCCAGTAGCTGAACGACCGCACCCAGGTCTCCATCAGCGGCAGCCGATGGCTGGCATAAGCCGCGCCCACCAGCGCGCCGACGGAACAGCCCGCAACGACATCGATTTTTATACCTGCCCTTTCCAGCGCATGTATAACGCCTATATGAGCCCATCCTTTGGCAGCGCCTGAACCTAGCGCCAGTCCGATTTTAACCTTTCTCATCCCACCTCTGGCGTTGACTTGAGTTACAAATAGCATCATCCCTGCTGCTCGGTTACCATGGTGCCCTGGTTTTAAATCAGCATCTTAATTTTTCTATCGGAGTCAATGTGTCAGACCCTTGCCCCTGCTGTAGCGGATTGGAGTATAGCCTATGTTGCCACCCCTATCTAAACGATATGGCAATAGCCCCAACGCCTGAAACGCTGATGCGTTCGCGCTATACCGCTTATGCGATGCAAAACGCGAATTATTTGATCGCGACCTGGCACCCTTCCTGCGGCGCAGAGAGCTTTCGCCCG is part of the Erwinia sp. HDF1-3R genome and harbors:
- the rssA gene encoding patatin-like phospholipase RssA; this translates as MRKVKIGLALGSGAAKGWAHIGVIHALERAGIKIDVVAGCSVGALVGAAYASHRLPLMETWVRSFSYWDVIRLMDFSWRRGGLLRGERVFNHVRRLVHHDKIEQCALPFGAVATNLSTGRELWLTEGDLHQAVRASCSMPGLLAPVSWNGYWLVDGAVVNPVPISLTRALGADIVIAVDLQHDAHLMQQDLLSVTPRNEEEASQSVHSWGGRLRQSLAKKVQRKVNQSPGAMEIMTTSIQVLENRLKRNRMAGDPPDILIQPFCPQISTLDFHRAEEAIEAGRLAVEKKMDELLPLAHQNALPDV